The DNA segment CGTAAGCTAAAAAAACTGGTTGATGACGGTGTCGTGAATGGTTGGGATGATCCCCGTATGCCAACCGTTGCAGGTATGCGCCGTCGTGGCTTTACACCCGAAGGTCTCCGTGATTTCTGTCATCGTGTTGGTGTGAGTAAAAACGATGGAATCGTCGATGTCGGATTACTTGAGTTCTGTATTCGCCAATCGATTGAAAATGTTGCACCGCGTGGCATGGCTGTTTTACGCCCATTGAAAGTCACCTTAACCAACCTTCCTCAAGCGATGACGCTCAAGCATGCACGTCATCCAAATGTGGATTTGGGTGAACGTGAAATTCCGCTAACGCAGGAAATTTACATCGATCGTGCAGACTTTGAAGAAGTTCCACCTAAAGGCTTTAAACGTCTCGTGCCAGAGGGTGAAGTTCGTCTGCGTCATGCTTATGTGATTCGCTGTGATGAAGTGATTAAGGATACTGCTGGAAACGTTATCGAACTGCAATGCTCTATTGACCCTGATACATTGGGCAAAAATCCCGAAGGTCGCAAGGTTAAAGGGGTGATTCAGTGGGTTTCAGCCAGTGCTGGAGTCCCTGCAGAAGTCCGAATCTATGATCGCTTATTTAATAATGCTGATCCTGAAGAGGGTGATGACTTTATGCAAAACGTCAACCCAAACTCACGGACCATTTTGCAGGCCATCATTGAGCCCTCCCTTGCAGAAGCACAGCCGGGTGATCGTTTCCAATTCGAGCGTGAAGGTTACTTCATCGCCGATGAAAAAGATCATACAACCGCTAAACCCGTGTTCAATCGAATCTTGGATTTGAAAGACAGCTGGAAAGGCTAAGCCTCTCAAATAAAAAACCCGACCTCTTGTCATTTGCAGAAGGTCGGGATTTTTTATGCTCTAAAGATAAAAAGTAAACAGGCCTAAACTTCATCCGCCCCAACTGCTCTACCCATGAAGCGATAAACAGGCTGACTACGCGAATACTTAATCGGATGCGCAAGCTGTTTTTGGGTCTGCGGCTGATCAGCGACTAGAGGTACATCAACCAACCATCCGCGTTCTGTCGCAAGTTGAGAATTCACTGCTTCCGCTAAACTTAAAACAGGCTCCACACAGACATCCAGCGCTGCGAAAAGTTGATTCCAATATTCAAAACTGTGCTCTGCAATGGCCTTTTGAATCATGGCACGAACACTTGCACGATCCTCTGGCTGTAATGACGATCCTAAGCTAAGGATCTCCGGCAATGCCAAAGCCTGTGCGAGCCCCATAAGAAATTGCGGCTCAAGCGAGCCAATAGAGATATGACGTCCATCCTGAGTTTGATAATAATCATAGAATGTTGCGCCATTCAGCATCCCTTGTTCGGGTCCCTGCTGCTCACCGCCCGCAACCTGCGCAGCCCCAGCCATAGTATTCAGGCTAAAAGCACAATCCGTCATCGAAATATCGACATGCTGCCCCTGTCCACTCGTTTGACGCTCAATCACCGCAGCCAAAATCCCAATTACTGCATGCAGTGATCCTCCAGCGACGTCTGCAATCTGGATGCCCATCGCAGGAGGGCGCTCATTAATACGTCCACTATGACCCGCAATGCCGGATAACGAAATATAATTAATATCATGTCCTGCACGATCTTTATAGCTGCCCGTCTGGCCATAGCCCGTGATTGAACAATAGATCAAACGCGGATTAATTTGACTTAGTGCCTCATAGTCCAGCCCTAAGCGAGCCATAACGTTAGGCCTGAACTGTTCAACAATGATGTCGTATTCAGACACAAGCTCTTTAATCTTTTGAATATTAGCAGGATCTTTAAGATCCATCGCAACAGATCGTTTGTTTCGATTCAAATAAGCATGTGCAGTCGCTTGTCCATCCGCATAGGGCGGCATGATACGGACAAGATCCATTCGGGATGGAGACTCTACATGAATCACATCTGCCCCCAGATCTGCAAGCATCAATGTCGCGAAAGGACCAGGTAATAGTGTGGAAAAATCAAGGATTTTTAACCCAGAAAGAGGTGGAAAAGACTGATTGACCATGTACTTATTTCCAGACTTAGTTTTGATGCGAGATGCTTTGCTTGCGAAGATAAAGCCAATATTGACTTTTATTATTGTCAGTACTGTTGTGCTTTGCACAAAAACTATAGACTATTACAATCACAAATACAGTCACAATGACCCTAAGCATCAGTGAAGCTGGCATAATTTAACAGGCCGACGTGTCAAATGTTCGATTATGGCTATGCAAAACCTGAATAGGTTTATAGACTTATTAATTTTCTTTTCTCTTGATCAGAGTAATATATGAATCGTGAGACCATTTCTATTCATTTTGTGAATGCCGCCCTGACGGGTGCGAAACGCCTCAATATGGATATTGAAAGTCTGGTCAGTCGTGCTGGAATTGACCCCTCACTTCTTCTGCAACCCAAGGCTCGTGTCTCACCAGAACAATACACTCGATTCGCACAAACGTTGTGGCTCGCCACTCAGGATGAGCATCTTGGTTTTGATAGCACGCCGCGCAGATTAGGTACTTTTGCAACCATGTGCCAGTTGATCATTCATGCTGGTACGCTAGGTCGTGCGCTTGAACGTGGTCAGCAGTTCTATAGTCTATTCGGCTCAGACTGGTCAATGAGCATCAGCCATGATTTGCATGAAGCACGTTTGCGCGTAAATATTCCTCGTGAGCGTGATGTCGATCATTTCATAACTGAAAGTATGCTGATGATTTGGCATGGTTTAGCCAGTTGGTTGATTGAACGTCGAATTCCTTTAGAACGCGTAAAATTCGGTTACCCCAAGCCAAAGCATGTTGAAGAATACGATGCACTGTTCTTTGCACCGACGATGATCTTTGATACGACGTATACAGAAATTAGTTTTGCTGCTGATTATTTAGCACTCCCTATTCGTCAGACGGAAGCAACACTCAATGAATTTTTAAAAACGGCACCCGCTAAACTGCTGATTAAATTTAAAAATACTAACTCTCTAACGTCTCGTATTCGCGAGCTCCTCAAAACGCATATCGGCACGGATATGCCGACACTTAACGACATAGCCGCTCAGCTTTATCTCTCTCCGCAAACACTTCGCCGACGACTAGCGACTGAAGGAAAAAGTTATCAAGGCGTGAAAGACGATCTACGACGAGATGCTGCAATTCACTTACTGGGTATGCCCCATCTGACGTTAGACGAGGTCGCAGAGCAAGTTGGTTTTAGTGAGACTAGTACTTTTCACCGTGCATTCAAGAAATGGACGGGGGTCACACCAGGACTGTATCGACAGATTCATGCGGAGTAGTCTCTAAATTGATATTTTTTAATACATCGCCTGAATTCCTATCACAAGGGGCAGTACTTTCTACTGCTCTTTTGGTTGTTACAAATGATAAGGGCAATCATCATCTAATCCCCACCACCCCCACATCCTCCACTACAGCCATCACTACCACTGCATCCGCTATCCGAATCTGAACTGGAACTACAAGAAGTCCCACAAGAACTATTTGCAAAATCACCCCCACAATAAATCCCAACGGTATTATTTGCCTGTGCCAAAGGGCGTTTACAATCAGGCACATAATGAAAACCGTTGGCAATATTAAGCTGTGCATCCAAGGCAAAGATCAGAGGCAACTTCAAAGCTGCATTTGGTGCAATATTCTCATCACGACAAGCATAGAACCATGCGCGTTTAAGGCCGGCATTACTCTTTTTTTGACTTGGGGTCATGACCACAGCTGGTGTATGGTGCAAGAATTGCCCAAATGCCTTATGGCAAAACGTCTGATAAGCTTTGGTATAGAGAATGAACTCATGCCATAAATCATCAACAACTTGAGAAGGCATAGAAATGCTCTTTCGCCCGCTTTTAAGATAAATAACAAAGAACTGACGTAAGCCATCAACAACTAACTGAAATTGTTCAGGAGTCAAATGAGGATGATGTTTACTTAATCGGCGATTTAGTCCCTGAGGGAATTTATAATGGCGTATATAAGATTCACGATTTCTGACGCGAAAGAACAAAAAGAAAAAAAGCCCAATGACCAAAACAATCAATATTGGAACCATATGTAATAAACTCATTATTATTCAAGCTTATTCCGAGCATATTTTTTTATCAGATGAATAGCAAGTGTTTAGAGCAATGCCTCCGCTTTTCAGAAAAAGTATCTTTCCTTAAAGTGATTAATTTGATGATCTGCGTCATGTTTTGCCATGTGATGATCAACTTCTTTAGCAATTCCCTCCAAATTCACTGACCATTCTCACCATTGTTCCCATAAAAATTAACGTTACACTCTTGTGCATCAAATGATTCACCCAACTAGTCCGTTAAGTTATTTCATTTAATTTTTAAGCTAGAAAAACCTCCAACACCTTTAACCGTTTCAGAAGGAGCCTGTCCCATGAGCGAAGCCTATATCTTTGATGCAGTCCGCACCCCACGCGGCAAAGGAAAAAAAGACGGAAGCCTCTACGAAGTTAAACCTATTTCACTCCTTGTGAATCTCATGCATGCACTTGAAGCACGCAATAACCTCGATACCAGCTTGGTTGAAGATGTCATCTTGGGTTGTGTCACGCCAATCGCCGATCAAGGTGGAGATATCGCTAAAGCCGCAGCACAAGCAGCGGGCTGGAGCGAAAATGTGTCTGGAGTACAAATCAACCGCTTCTGCGCATCAGGTCTTGAGGCTGTGAACCTTGCAGCACAAAAAGTACGCTCAGGCTGGGAAGATCTCATCGTGGCAGGTGGTGTGGAGTCTATGTCACGCATTGCCATGGGTTCTGATGGTGGTCCTTGGGCCCTTGATCCAGAAACCAATTTGAAATCAGGTTTTATACCACAAGGTGTTGGGGCTGACTTGATCGCGACATTAGATGGCTATAGCCGTACAGATGTCGACAACTTCGCGGCTCAATCGCAAGCAAAGGCTGCAGCGGCTCAAGCAGCTGGAAATTTTGATAAATCGATCATTGCCGTAAAAGACAATGCGGGTGTGACCATATTAGATAAAGATGAATTTATCCGTGCTGGCACGACTGCTGAAAAACTGGCAGGGCTATCACCCAGTTTTGAAATGATGGGCAATATGGGCTTTGATGCGGTCGCACTGCAAAAATATCCTGAAGCCGAAAAAATCAATCACGTCCATCACGCTGGTAACTCATCAGGTATCGTCGATGGTGCTGCGCTTGTCCTCATTGGTTCTGAAAGTGCCGGTAAAAAACTCGGCATCAAACCTCGTGCAAAAATCATCGCAACTGCTCTCGTTGGTACAGACCCGACCATCATGCTGACAGGTCCTGCACCTGCTGCACGCAAAGCACTGGAGAAAGCGGGACTGACGATCGACGATATCGATCTCTTCGAAGTCAACGAAGCTTTTGCTGCGGTGGTGATGCGTTTCATCTCTGAGCTTAAAGTGCCTGCGGAAAAAGTGAACGTCAATGGTGGTGCGATTGCAATGGGTCATCCACTCGGTGCAACGGGTGCAATGATCATCGGCACCCTACTGGATGAGTTAGAGCGACAAGGTAAAAAACGCGGTCTGGCGACTTTATGCGTTGGCGGCGGCATGGGCATCGCTACGATCATTGAAGTCGTTTAAGGAGAAAATACACATGAGCGCAATTAAGTACAATAAAGACCAAGATAACATCGTCACACTGACTCTAGATTCTACAGGTCAATCCGCAAACACCATGAATGCTGAGTTTCGCGTCAGCCTGCATGAAGTCGCTACAAAACTCAAAGCTGAAACTGACCTCGCTGGTGTCATCATTACTTCTGCGAAAAAAACCTTTTTTGCTGGCGGTGACTTGGATGAACTCATTCTGGTTAAACGTTCAGATGCGACTGAATTCTTTAAGATGATCGAATCGCTTAAAGCGGATATGCGTGCTATTGAGACTTTGGGCAAACCTGTAGTTGCGGCACTCAACGGCACAGCACTCGGCGGTGGCTGGGAAATAGCTTTGGCAACCCATCATCGTATCGCCCTGAATGATCCTAAAACCAAATTTGGTTTACCTGAAGTTACTTTGGGCTTACTGCCTGGTGGTGGTGGTATCGTACGTATGGTGCGCTTGCTCGGCCTGCAAAATGCTTTCCCATTCTTAATGGAAGGCAAACAGTTTGATGTGAAAAAAGCAGTGTCTCTCGGACTGGTTCACGATACTGGCGAAACCATAGACGAAGTTTTGGCAAAAGCACATGCGTGGATCAAAGCAAATCCAAAATCACAACAACCCTTTGATGTGAAAGGCTATAAAATTCCAGGTGGTGATCCGCGCACACCAGCAGTCGCTCAAATACTGGCAATCGCTCCAGCAATGCTGCGTGACAAAACCAAAGGTTGCTACCCTGCACCTGAAGCGATCATGAGTGCAGCTGCGGAAGGTGCTTCCGTGGATGTCGATACCGCTCTTCGTATCGAATCTCGTTACTTCGCTCAAATCACAACAGGTCAAGTTGCCAAAAACATGATTGGTACCTTCTGGTTCCAATTGAATGCCATTAAAGCCGGTCATAGCCGTCCTGATGGCATTGCGCCATGGAAAGCAACCAAAGTGGGCGTACTGGGTGCAGGCATGATGGGTAGCGGTATCGCTTACGCGACAGCCATCAAAGGCGTGCCTGTCGTACTCAAAGATGTTTCAGCGGAAGCTGCGGAAAAAGGTAAAAGCTACAGTCAAAAACTACTTGAAAAACGTGTTTCTCGCGGCAGTTTAACCGCTGACAAGAAAGATGCGATTTTAGCTAATATCACCGCAACTGCTGATGCCAAAGATTTGGCAGGTTGTGACCTAATCATTGAAGCCGTATTTGAAAATCGTGAATTGAAAGCTAAAGTGACCCAAGAGGCTGAGGCACAATTGGTTGCTGGCGGTATCATGGCATCCAATACATCAACTTTGCCCATCACGGGTTTATCGCAAGCCAGCAAAGACGCAACCCACTATATCGGCCTCCACTTCTTTAGCCCAGTCGACAAAATGCAACTGGTTGAAATCATAAAAGGTAAAGATACCAGTCCCGAGACTCTGGCACGTGCATTTGATTATGTTCAACAAATTGGCAAAACACCGATTGTGGTCAATGATAGTCGTGGATTCTTCACTAGCCGTGTATTTGGTACCTTCATTCAAGAGGGCATGTCATTGGTTGCTGAAGGCATCCACCCTGCACGTGTTGAAATGGCGGCATTAAAAGCAGGTATGCCTGTTGGTCCATTGGCCATTCAAGATGAAGTTAGTCTTAGTCTGACTGAACACATCACCGAGCAAACACGTAAAGACCTACAAGCAGAAGGTAAAGATCTGCCTGTACAAGCGACTGAGGCACTGGTCAAAGCCATGATCCACGATCACAACCGTAAAGGAAAAGCTGCAGGCGCAGGTTTCTATGAATACCCTGTTGGCGGCAAAAAACACTTATGGTCGGGTCTATCAACGTGGCTGAAACCGGAAGTCACTATCAGTGAACAGGAAATGATTGATCGCATCCTGTTTGTTCAAGCCTTGGATACGATCCGCTGCTTGGAAGAAGGTGTACTTGAGTCTGTTCAAGATGCCAATATCGGTTCTATTTTCGGTATCGGTTTTGCACCATGGACAGGTGGTGCGATTCAGTTCATCAACCAGTATGGTTTGGACAAGGCGGTTAAGCGCGCTGAAGAGCTAACAGCAAAATACGGCCAACGCTTTACCCCACCGCAATTATTAAAAGATAAAGCGGCGAAAGGTGAATTGTTTGTCTAAGAATTGAATCTTTTCATTAAAAAAAACCGCCATCTCATGTTTGATGTGGCGGTTTTTTATTGTTTACAAGATGAGATTCTTTACATTCAGATTAATGATTTACCAATTTCTAGACTTACAATCATTCCCTTCAAAAGTAGATGATTTTATAACCCCATCTCGCACAATGAACTTAGTCATACAGCTTTGATGTAGAGTTGCAGGTGATGTGCCTGTTGAGACGGCTGGAGTCGCGATCAACCCTACACTGCTATCACTACTAATTGCATAATTCGGTGTTCCAGGTACCAGAATATCCCTTGAACGAATATAGGCAATAACTTCATCACCATTTTCCCGCTCAAACCGTGCAGTTGGAGTGCCCCACTTTGCGATTAACACTTCTGGAGACTGCCCAACAAAAGCGGTAAGCTGACTTTGATATTGCGAAGTTGTTGCACAACCTAATAAACCTAACCCACTAAAAATAGCAATGAACAATAAATTTATTTTCATTAAAAAAACCAAATGAGTATTTCTAAACAACTCTGATCTGCTTCAGAAGCACATCAAAACCAGAATGCCCAGTTTGACATTTTTTCATGTTTACTCAAAGTGATAACATGATTTGAAAAGCATATTTTAATGATGAACGAAGAATAAATGTTTTAGATATCCCACAGTAACAATACCGCCAGCACCCACATAAAGGCACCGATCACCATATCCAGAATTTTCCAAGAAATAGGTTTACTAAATATAGGCCGCAGGAGTGACGCGCCATACCCTAAAGAAAAGAAAAATACAAAAGAAGCTGCCACAGCGCCTACTGTAAATTCTAGTTTCTGCCCAATAAATTGAGTCGAGATTGATCCGATCAGGAAAACGGTATCAAGGTAGACATGAGGATTCAGCCACGTTAAAGCCAGTGCAATTGCGATATTTCGACTTAATGATGTTATAGACTTCTCATCATCCAAAATCATGGCACTAGACTTGAATGCCGCCCAAAAGCTTTTTAGTCCGTAAGCAAACAGAAAAAGTGCGCCCAAATATTTAATAATGACCATGAGCGATGGGATTTTCTGAATGACGACCGAGAATCCAAGCACGCCCATCACGATTAATAATAAATCAGATAGCGAGCAGACCAAACAAATCCAGAACACATGCTCTTTTTTGAGCCCTTGTCTCAAAATGAATGAATTCTGTGCACCAATCGCAAAGATAATTGATAAGGTTAAACCAAACCCTGAAAGTAACGCATTCATAGATACAACATCTCTCAATAACAAGGCGTTACGCTTAAAATCCTAAGTCTCAATGTTGTCCCAATATAAAGCGCGCTCTAAGCGCTCTTTACGATAGTTCGTGACTTCTAATCGAATACCATCGGGATCTTCAAAAAAAACGGCATAGTAGTCTTCTGCATATTCAGGATATCTCTTGGGCTCACTACAGTGGATACCCATATCCGCAAAACGCTTTGCCACACCAATAACATCATCCACACTCTGTACACGGAAGCATAGGTGATGCAAACCCGTATGGTAGGAATTATGAGTAGGTGTATCTTCGTTTGCTGGACGCAAGACATAGCCAAACTGACGGTTGTAGTATTGGATATGTCCTGCATGATTGAGGACAAATGAATTCTTTCGAAAACCAAGCTCGGTCATGACCAAATCATAAAAAACTTCGGAACGGGCCATGTCACTGACTGCAATATAGATATGATCAATACCAATGACTTCAGTGACCATACTCTATCCCGTTGTTCATTTAAAATGATGCGATCACTGTTTTATAACCAGAACGCGCTCTTCAGTCATATCAGCAATCGCAAAGCGGATGCCTTCACGCCCCAACCCGCTGTCTTTGACCCCGCCATAAGGCATATTATCAACTCGGAAGGTCGGTACATCATTGATAATCACACCGCCTACATGAAGTTCATCCCATGCTTTCAACATCTTATTTAGATTTTGAGTATATAAACCAGCTTGTAAACCAAAACGGCTCTGATTGACCAACTCCAATGCTTCCTCGAAGCTAGAATATTTCTCTAAAATCACAACAGGACCAAACGCCTCATTCTGATAGACATCCGCTGAGTCAGGAACATTTTCAAGCACGGTGGCTTCAAGTAGCACACCATTTAAATGCCCACCTGCTAGCACTGAGGCTCCTTGTTGTACGGCATCATCAATCCAGCCTTTAAGGCGCTCTGCCTCTTTTTCCTTAATCATTGGACCGATAACAGTCGATGCAAAATGTGGGTCTGCTGGAGTCAGTAACTTGGCACGTGCGACGAATTTAGTTTTGAGTTCATCATAGATGTCCTGATGAGCCAATATCCGTTGTACGCTGATACACACCTGACCAGATTGAATAAAGGCGCCTGTAATCAAACGATCCAATGCAGCATCAATATCGGTATCGGGCTCGACAATCACCGCTGCATTACCGCCCAATTCCAACACTACCTTTTTACGACCCGCACGCGCTTTCATATCCCAGCCCACTTTATCCGACCCTGTAAAGCTCAGCAGTTTGAAGCGGTCATCAGTTACAAATAAGTCTGCGCCTTCTCTATGGCAAGGCAAGATAGAAAACGCACCTATGGGCAAGTCTGTCTCAGCTAAAACTTCCGCCATAATCAGGGCACTGACAGGGGTCAGGCTCGCAGGTTTAAGCACAAATGGACAGCCTGCCGCAATCGCAGGTGCGATTTTATGGGCCGTCAGATTTAAGGGGAAATTAAACGGGCTGATCAGTGATACTGCGCCAACTGGCACACGTTGCGTCATCCCCCTATAGCGCCCTGCGGTTTCGGTGACATCCAAAGGCATCACTGCCCCTTTATCCAGTTGTGTCACCGCATCCGCTGCCAATTGAAACGTACTAATCAAACGCAGAACTTCTGCTTTGGCTGAAGTCAGAGACTTCCCACCTTCAACGACCAATACCTCAGTTAACTCATCAAATCGCTCTGTGAATCGACGTACGCAATGCAACAAGATGGCTTGCTTCTGAAAAGCTTTCAGTTGTGCCATCGGCTTTTCAGCCTTCACTGCCGCATCAATCGCTTGGTTGATGATCGTATTGTCTGCTAAAGCAACTTGAGTCACTTTTTTTAGACTAAACTTGTCGGTCACATCAAGCCATTCGTTTGAGATCACAGGGCGATTGGCGAGATACAGTGGATACTGGTTTGGAAATGTGAATGTAGACATGGCGGCTTGTTTTTTAATTAAATAAGTACTTTATCCTAACGGATATTAGACTGCTTAGTAAGCCGCTGGACGTAGTGTTTTTGATAAGAAAGCAAGATCGCGGCGTCTGCCAATTATCTTTTTATAATATATTCTTATGATTTATATGCAATAAAATCTAATAAGAAGATTGCTACCCTAACTCAAACGATTTCTACTTTGATTTAGGTCATTTCCATGTCTCGCACCCCGCTTCGCCTTTCTCTTTTAATGATAAGCATTGTTAGTATAACGCTCCTTAGTGGTTGTAATAGTCAAGATGATTCACCCGTTCCACTCGTTTCAAAAAGACCCAACATTTTATTCATCCTTGCGGATGATTTAGGGTACTCAGACATTGGGGCATTCGGTGGCGAAATCAAAACACCGAATCTTGATGCGCTTGCCTCTGAAGGTCGCTTATTAACGGATTATCATACTGCACCAACATGCTCTCCAACTCGCTCACAACTGCTCTCTGGAACGGACCATCATTTAGCTGGACTTGGTGCAATGGCTGAACTGCTTGCACCTCAGCAAGTTGGACATCCCGGTTATGAAGGCTATCTCAATCAAAAGTCGCTTTCACTGCCAGAACTCCTCAAAGATAATGGTTACGATACCTACATGGCCGGAAAGTGGCACTTAGGACTGACGGAGGCACTGAGTCCTAAAGCGCGAGGTTTTGAGAAGTCCTTTGTCCTGCTTCAAGGGGGTGACCTGCATTTTGGGACTGCTCCTACGGGTTATAACCGAGGGACTTATCGTGAGGATGGCGTTCTGGTCAATGTCCCTAATAATTTCTATTCATCTGATTTTTATACGGACAAACTGATTTCTTATATCGGTCAATCCAAGACTCTCGATAAACCCTTCTTTGCTTATGCGGCCTATACTGCTCCACACTGGCCATTACAAGCACCGTCTGAATATATTGATCGTTATAAAGGCAAGTACGATGCAGGTTATGATGCGATTCGTCTGGCTCGTATTGAACGTCAAAAAAAATCAGGGGTGATTCCAACTGACTTTCAGCCGAGTACCGTCTTACCAGAATCAAATATTCGCCCCAAATGGCAGTCTCTTACTCTTGAACAACGCCAAATTGAATCACGTAAAATGGAAGTCTATGCTGCCATGGTGGAAAACCTTGACCACAATATCGGTCGTTTAATCCAGCATCTGAAAGACATCGGTGAGTACGATAATACTTTGATCTTTTTTGCATCGGACAATGGCGCTGAAGGATTTGTCCGCGGAGCACCTAAGGGGTTTGATAATAGTCTCAGTAATATTGGTCATGACAACTCGTACACCTATATCGGCCCACGTTGGGCTGAGGTCAGTGCAGCTCCTTTTCATCTCTGGAAAGACACGACAGGTGAAGGCGGTGTGGTCGCTCCTGCTCTCGTCAAGCTCCCGAAACAATTTAGATCTGAGGCCAATCTCACACAGTTTACCTCGGTGATTGATGTATTACCCACACTCCTTGATATCAGCAAAACCCCTAATCCAGGGACTCAATATCATGGCCGAGAAGTGAATCCAACAACTGGATTTTCACTCCTTCCTCTTCTTGAAAACAAAACAAAAACACCTGTCCGAGGTGAAAATTTTGTCTTTGCTGATGAGTTACACGGCAATAGCTATGTGCGTAAGGGTCAATGGAAACTCGAACTTCAAGTTGGAGGTGCAGTCTCCAGCATGACTTGGGAACTCTATGATCTGTCAACAGATCGTGGGGAGAATCATAACGTCGCTGATCAGCACCCCGATATCGTGGCGGATCTCAAGCGTGAATATGATAACTATTCGACACGCGTTGGATTGATTCCCTATTACTTAACACCGCCTTCACCAGACAAGTTCGCATTGGGTAACCCTGAGTAATCCATGCAAATGAGTAAAAAAACATTCTATACATTCGCGCTTGTAACTCTCATCGGCGGACTAGGTGCGTTCATTGTGTGGCATTGGTATACACCAAAGCCACACCCTAACGCACAAAATACATTAGGCGACCTTCAGCATTGTAAGCTGTATTCAGGGACACCCTCGGAATGGCCACAGGATAAGCAAGCGGGTATGGTCAAGATTCATGGCGGTGAATTTCAATTCGGATCGACGCATGGTTACCCCGATGAAAAACCTTTTGGCAAAACCACTGTCAAAGGATTTTGGATCGATCAGACTGAAGTGACCAATGCTCAATTTCAAGCCTTTGTTAAAGCAACGGGCTATGTAACTGAGGTAGAACAAGAAGGCGGTGGAGCAATTTTTATTACCCCCACTGAAAAAGAGCTTACTGAACGTCCAAATGCTTGGTGGAAATATGTCAAAGGTGCCTCTTGGCATACTCCAGAAGGCTTGAATAGTACGATTAGCACGCGCCTCAATGAGCCCGTAGTTCTGGTCACACAACGTGATGCCGAAACGTATGCGGCGTGGCTGGGACATGAATTACCCACGGAACAAGAATGGGAATACGCCGCTAAAGCAAATGTCGAAGAAGATGATGATTTTACACATGCTGACCTAGAGCATCATCATGATATGCATCATCAACCCGAAGATGCACAAGGGCTACCTACCGCTAACTTCTGGCAGGGCGACTTCCCCTTGCGCAATGAAAACACAGATCACTTTGCAGGTCGTGCACCCGTCGGATGCTTTAAGCCTAACCCGTGGGGTTTATACGACATGATTGGCAATGTTTGGGAGTGGACACGCGATGCCTATCGAGGTGGTCATCAGCCACATGGCAACGGCGACCCGCTGGCAAGTTTAAAAGCTGAGCATACCGCTCTCTTCCCACAAGCTCAAATGGTCGTGAAAGGTGGCTCTTATCTCTGTGCAGCGAATTATTGCTCTCGATAT comes from the Aquirhabdus parva genome and includes:
- a CDS encoding LysE/ArgO family amino acid transporter; the protein is MNALLSGFGLTLSIIFAIGAQNSFILRQGLKKEHVFWICLVCSLSDLLLIVMGVLGFSVVIQKIPSLMVIIKYLGALFLFAYGLKSFWAAFKSSAMILDDEKSITSLSRNIAIALALTWLNPHVYLDTVFLIGSISTQFIGQKLEFTVGAVAASFVFFFSLGYGASLLRPIFSKPISWKILDMVIGAFMWVLAVLLLWDI
- a CDS encoding arylsulfatase, producing MSRTPLRLSLLMISIVSITLLSGCNSQDDSPVPLVSKRPNILFILADDLGYSDIGAFGGEIKTPNLDALASEGRLLTDYHTAPTCSPTRSQLLSGTDHHLAGLGAMAELLAPQQVGHPGYEGYLNQKSLSLPELLKDNGYDTYMAGKWHLGLTEALSPKARGFEKSFVLLQGGDLHFGTAPTGYNRGTYREDGVLVNVPNNFYSSDFYTDKLISYIGQSKTLDKPFFAYAAYTAPHWPLQAPSEYIDRYKGKYDAGYDAIRLARIERQKKSGVIPTDFQPSTVLPESNIRPKWQSLTLEQRQIESRKMEVYAAMVENLDHNIGRLIQHLKDIGEYDNTLIFFASDNGAEGFVRGAPKGFDNSLSNIGHDNSYTYIGPRWAEVSAAPFHLWKDTTGEGGVVAPALVKLPKQFRSEANLTQFTSVIDVLPTLLDISKTPNPGTQYHGREVNPTTGFSLLPLLENKTKTPVRGENFVFADELHGNSYVRKGQWKLELQVGGAVSSMTWELYDLSTDRGENHNVADQHPDIVADLKREYDNYSTRVGLIPYYLTPPSPDKFALGNPE
- a CDS encoding aldehyde dehydrogenase family protein, which codes for MSTFTFPNQYPLYLANRPVISNEWLDVTDKFSLKKVTQVALADNTIINQAIDAAVKAEKPMAQLKAFQKQAILLHCVRRFTERFDELTEVLVVEGGKSLTSAKAEVLRLISTFQLAADAVTQLDKGAVMPLDVTETAGRYRGMTQRVPVGAVSLISPFNFPLNLTAHKIAPAIAAGCPFVLKPASLTPVSALIMAEVLAETDLPIGAFSILPCHREGADLFVTDDRFKLLSFTGSDKVGWDMKARAGRKKVVLELGGNAAVIVEPDTDIDAALDRLITGAFIQSGQVCISVQRILAHQDIYDELKTKFVARAKLLTPADPHFASTVIGPMIKEKEAERLKGWIDDAVQQGASVLAGGHLNGVLLEATVLENVPDSADVYQNEAFGPVVILEKYSSFEEALELVNQSRFGLQAGLYTQNLNKMLKAWDELHVGGVIINDVPTFRVDNMPYGGVKDSGLGREGIRFAIADMTEERVLVIKQ
- a CDS encoding formylglycine-generating enzyme family protein → MQMSKKTFYTFALVTLIGGLGAFIVWHWYTPKPHPNAQNTLGDLQHCKLYSGTPSEWPQDKQAGMVKIHGGEFQFGSTHGYPDEKPFGKTTVKGFWIDQTEVTNAQFQAFVKATGYVTEVEQEGGGAIFITPTEKELTERPNAWWKYVKGASWHTPEGLNSTISTRLNEPVVLVTQRDAETYAAWLGHELPTEQEWEYAAKANVEEDDDFTHADLEHHHDMHHQPEDAQGLPTANFWQGDFPLRNENTDHFAGRAPVGCFKPNPWGLYDMIGNVWEWTRDAYRGGHQPHGNGDPLASLKAEHTALFPQAQMVVKGGSYLCAANYCSRYRASARQPQEANLGTGHVGFRTVWHEP
- a CDS encoding VOC family protein: MVTEVIGIDHIYIAVSDMARSEVFYDLVMTELGFRKNSFVLNHAGHIQYYNRQFGYVLRPANEDTPTHNSYHTGLHHLCFRVQSVDDVIGVAKRFADMGIHCSEPKRYPEYAEDYYAVFFEDPDGIRLEVTNYRKERLERALYWDNIET